A genomic window from Methanobrevibacter sp. includes:
- the nifS gene encoding cysteine desulfurase NifS, whose protein sequence is MYLDNSATTQVSQEVFEEMKPYFVDVYGNPSTLYKIGRESKKALDLARQRVADAINAKPEEIYFTSGGSESDNLAIKGIAFKLAKKGKHIITTEIEHPAVKRTTQFLESLDFKVTYLPVYENGIIKIEDLKEAITDETILISIMHGNNELGTIQPIEEIGKIAREKGIKFHTDAVQTFGKIEVDVEKLNVDLLALSSHKINGPKGVGALYIRKGTRVEPLIHGGGQEKGIRSGTENVPGIVGFGKACELAATQLDEHYEKLISIRNEISEKILNTIPEAYLNGDAEKRLPNLLNFRFKAIEGESLILLLDAKGYQASTGSACSSNTLEASPVLTALGLDPVDVHGSLRISLAPESDNFDVDEFVNTVAEAVARLREMSPLWNQEIDYDGVMCKKGNKDSCKRC, encoded by the coding sequence ATGTATTTAGATAACTCAGCTACTACACAAGTTAGCCAAGAAGTTTTTGAAGAAATGAAACCATATTTTGTTGATGTGTATGGAAATCCATCTACTCTTTACAAAATTGGTCGTGAATCCAAAAAAGCATTAGATTTAGCTCGTCAAAGAGTTGCTGATGCAATTAATGCAAAACCTGAAGAAATTTATTTCACCAGTGGTGGATCAGAGTCAGATAATTTAGCAATTAAAGGTATTGCTTTCAAATTAGCAAAAAAAGGTAAACATATAATCACAACTGAAATCGAACACCCTGCTGTTAAAAGAACTACTCAATTCTTAGAATCTTTAGATTTTAAAGTAACTTACTTACCAGTTTATGAAAATGGTATTATCAAAATTGAAGATTTGAAAGAAGCAATTACTGATGAAACAATTTTAATTAGTATTATGCACGGTAACAATGAACTTGGAACTATCCAACCAATTGAAGAAATTGGTAAAATCGCACGTGAAAAAGGAATTAAATTCCACACTGATGCGGTTCAAACTTTTGGTAAGATTGAAGTGGATGTTGAGAAATTAAATGTTGATTTACTTGCTTTATCTTCCCACAAAATTAATGGTCCAAAAGGTGTTGGAGCATTATATATTAGAAAAGGTACTCGTGTAGAACCTTTAATCCATGGTGGAGGTCAAGAAAAAGGAATCCGTTCAGGTACTGAAAATGTTCCTGGAATCGTCGGATTCGGAAAAGCATGCGAACTTGCAGCAACACAACTTGATGAACACTATGAAAAATTAATCTCAATCAGAAATGAAATTTCTGAAAAAATATTAAATACAATTCCTGAAGCTTACTTAAATGGTGATGCAGAAAAAAGATTACCTAACTTACTTAATTTCAGATTCAAAGCTATCGAAGGTGAATCTTTAATTTTATTACTTGATGCAAAAGGTTATCAAGCTTCAACTGGATCAGCATGTTCTTCTAATACATTAGAAGCATCCCCAGTTTTAACCGCATTAGGATTAGATCCTGTAGATGTTCATGGATCCCTTAGAATATCACTCGCTCCTGAAAGTGATAATTTTGATGTTGATGAATTTGTTAATACTGTTGCAGAAGCAGTTGCAAGATTAAGAGAAATGTCCCCACTTTGGAATCAAGAAATTGATTACGATGGTGTAATGTGTAAAAAAGGAAATAAAGATAGTTGTAAAAGGTGTTAA
- a CDS encoding desulfoferrodoxin produces MANFVKCDKCGSILGMFVKGEGEVCSPDILKIPVQTEGEKSPKHKPVVEIDGDNLTVKVGEAAHPMDDDHYIQFVAVEAGSELYAKCFKPGEAAEATFTVGADKAADAVAYAFCNLHGLWSSE; encoded by the coding sequence ATGGCAAATTTTGTAAAATGTGACAAATGCGGAAGTATCTTAGGAATGTTTGTTAAAGGTGAAGGAGAAGTTTGCAGCCCAGATATTCTCAAAATCCCTGTACAAACTGAAGGAGAAAAATCTCCTAAACACAAACCTGTAGTAGAAATTGATGGTGACAACTTAACTGTAAAAGTTGGAGAAGCTGCTCATCCTATGGATGATGATCATTACATCCAATTTGTCGCTGTTGAAGCAGGTTCAGAATTATATGCAAAATGCTTTAAACCTGGTGAAGCTGCAGAAGCAACTTTCACTGTTGGTGCAGACAAAGCTGCTGATGCAGTAGCATACGCATTCTGTAATTTACACGGACTTTGGTCCAGTGAATAA
- the nifU gene encoding Fe-S cluster assembly scaffold protein NifU, translated as MDYSEKVMDHFANPRNCRKMEDANGVGTVGNPTCGDLMTIYIKVEDNVIQDISFQTFGCGAAIATSSMITEIAVGKTLEEALKISRNDVAEELDGLPPVKMHCSNLAADGLQAAIANYYENNPQ; from the coding sequence ATGGATTATTCAGAAAAAGTAATGGATCATTTTGCAAATCCAAGAAACTGTAGGAAAATGGAAGATGCAAACGGAGTTGGAACAGTTGGAAACCCAACCTGTGGAGATTTAATGACAATTTATATCAAAGTTGAAGATAATGTTATTCAAGACATTTCATTCCAAACCTTCGGATGTGGTGCAGCAATTGCAACCAGTAGTATGATTACTGAAATTGCAGTTGGAAAAACTTTAGAAGAAGCATTAAAAATCTCAAGAAATGATGTTGCAGAAGAATTAGATGGTCTTCCACCAGTTAAAATGCACTGTTCAAACCTTGCTGCTGATGGTCTTCAAGCTGCTATTGCAAATTATTATGAAAACAATCCGCAATAA
- a CDS encoding O-acetylhomoserine aminocarboxypropyltransferase/cysteine synthase encodes MTNKDYGLATLGVRAGQQPDPATGAQAVPIYQTTSYVFKDAGEAARRFALQEFGQIYSRLTNPTSDVFEARIAAIEGGNSGISTASGLAAISYAILNVTSPGDNIVSADNLYGGTYQLFNYTFKDLAREVKFVNSQDLQAFEDAIDEKTKAIYVESIGNPKLDVPDFEALAEIAHSHDIPLIVDNTVGVGLVRPLLHGADVIAASATKYVGGHGTAVGGYIVDSGKFNWGNGKFDNFTKPDPSYHGLVFWDAFGDVPELGNLAFTVRIRARLLRDLGATQAPVHSFIFLQGLESLDVRVKRHSENALKVAKFLESHPKVNWVNYPGLESHPTYETNKKYLKDHFAGILGFGVEGGEEAGKKVIENLELFSILANIGDAKSLAIHPASTTHQQLTPEEQAATGVTPDFIRLSIGLEDADDLIADLTQALDKI; translated from the coding sequence ATGACTAATAAAGATTATGGTTTAGCAACATTAGGTGTACGTGCAGGTCAACAACCAGATCCTGCTACTGGAGCTCAAGCAGTTCCTATTTATCAGACTACTTCATACGTATTTAAAGATGCAGGTGAAGCTGCTAGGAGATTCGCCCTTCAAGAGTTTGGTCAAATTTATTCCAGACTTACCAATCCTACCAGTGATGTATTTGAAGCAAGAATTGCAGCTATCGAAGGCGGTAATTCAGGTATTTCAACTGCAAGTGGTCTTGCAGCAATTTCATATGCAATTTTAAATGTAACCAGCCCTGGAGACAACATTGTTTCTGCGGATAACCTTTACGGTGGAACTTACCAATTATTCAATTACACATTCAAAGATTTAGCACGTGAAGTTAAATTCGTAAACTCTCAAGATTTACAAGCTTTCGAAGATGCTATTGATGAAAAAACCAAAGCAATCTATGTTGAATCCATAGGTAACCCAAAATTAGATGTACCTGACTTTGAAGCATTAGCAGAAATCGCACACTCTCATGACATTCCATTAATCGTGGACAACACTGTTGGTGTAGGTTTAGTAAGACCATTATTACACGGAGCTGATGTAATTGCAGCATCTGCAACCAAATATGTCGGTGGTCACGGAACTGCTGTTGGAGGATACATTGTAGACTCAGGTAAATTCAACTGGGGTAATGGTAAATTTGATAACTTCACAAAACCAGATCCAAGTTACCATGGATTAGTATTTTGGGATGCATTCGGAGATGTTCCAGAACTTGGAAACCTCGCTTTCACTGTAAGAATCAGAGCAAGATTATTAAGAGATTTAGGAGCAACCCAAGCACCTGTACACAGTTTCATATTCTTACAAGGACTTGAAAGCTTAGATGTACGTGTAAAAAGACATTCTGAAAATGCTCTTAAAGTAGCTAAATTCTTAGAATCACATCCTAAAGTTAATTGGGTAAACTATCCGGGATTAGAATCACACCCTACCTATGAAACTAACAAAAAATACTTAAAAGATCACTTTGCAGGTATCTTGGGATTTGGTGTTGAAGGTGGAGAAGAAGCAGGTAAAAAAGTTATTGAGAACTTAGAATTATTCTCAATCCTTGCAAACATTGGTGATGCAAAAAGTCTCGCAATTCACCCTGCAAGTACTACTCACCAACAATTAACTCCAGAAGAACAAGCAGCTACTGGAGTAACACCTGATTTCATCAGACTCTCTATTGGATTAGAAGATGCTGATGATTTAATCGCAGATTTAACTCAAGCTTTAGATAAAATATAA
- a CDS encoding DHH family phosphoesterase gives MKTKCPKCKGRGSVVVDYKECDACGGTGYEDDAFNVGKHFKGVNSNAKAKFDLGGDEDVPCEVCNGKGQVEVFEECPHCHGTGQINVCRDCGKSISDQHDLCASCEEKRKLEKAKHDKFEARRSATRDVYVLDSLCQMRDMDKDKLYKGRITRVEKYGAFVTLNNNVWGLMRGDNFGYNVGDDVIVYVTAIKSRERKIDLAPAHVESYNLKKLTKTFPRTLIGDLEVRKGRMVRIDGEVQQIQQTSGPTIFIVSDETATIEIAAFDKAGERSYPEIELGDAVQVVGEVNEHGGKKQIESSSMVKLNEENTAKLHKLIDDALNKKAEPQHVDFLVESDILNRLKPKMREAAQKIRRAILDGRTILLRHHNDADGICSGVAMEKAIIPLIEKLNPSNDAQYYYFKRSPSKAPFYELEDVVKDLSFALEDQERHGQKLPLIVLLDNGSTEEDIVALMQAKIYDIEVVVIDHHSPGELLTKDERDGEIYGATVAVDEYVDCHVNPYLVGGDSQLTAGALATEVAHLINPNVTETIKHLPAIAALGDKAECGEVVQYLELASQKGFEKEHLAKIAECVDFEAYFLRFMNGRGIMDTILAVDNIDKHEKMINALYKEYQKRVDTQLKAALPNIKRTQLENGIYFNLIDVEKYAHKFTFPAPGKTCGFVHDSVKQELGEDKPIVTLGHGPDFGVFRATDAVNEQYGFNVNEIVSKMIELVPQAGIDGGGHECAGSIKYIEGLGEEVLSKVVKEIQSLSKN, from the coding sequence ATGAAGACAAAATGTCCAAAATGTAAAGGAAGAGGTTCAGTAGTAGTGGACTATAAAGAATGTGATGCCTGTGGTGGAACAGGTTATGAAGATGATGCTTTTAATGTGGGTAAACACTTTAAAGGAGTAAACAGCAATGCAAAAGCAAAATTTGACTTAGGTGGCGATGAAGACGTCCCATGTGAAGTATGTAATGGAAAAGGTCAAGTGGAAGTTTTCGAAGAATGTCCTCATTGTCATGGAACAGGTCAAATTAATGTGTGCAGAGACTGTGGTAAGTCAATTAGCGATCAGCATGATTTATGTGCTAGCTGTGAAGAAAAAAGAAAATTGGAAAAAGCTAAGCATGATAAATTTGAAGCTCGCAGAAGTGCAACCCGTGATGTTTATGTCTTAGATTCATTATGCCAAATGAGGGATATGGATAAAGACAAGTTATATAAAGGAAGGATTACCAGAGTCGAAAAATATGGTGCCTTTGTAACTTTAAATAATAATGTTTGGGGATTAATGAGAGGAGACAACTTTGGATATAATGTTGGTGATGATGTAATTGTATATGTCACAGCAATCAAATCAAGAGAAAGAAAAATAGATTTGGCTCCTGCTCATGTGGAATCTTATAACCTTAAAAAATTAACTAAAACATTCCCTAGAACTTTGATTGGTGATCTTGAAGTTAGAAAAGGTAGAATGGTTAGAATTGATGGTGAAGTTCAACAAATTCAACAAACTTCTGGTCCTACAATTTTCATAGTCAGTGATGAGACTGCAACTATTGAAATTGCTGCTTTTGATAAGGCTGGTGAAAGATCATATCCTGAAATTGAACTTGGTGATGCAGTACAGGTTGTAGGTGAAGTCAACGAACATGGTGGTAAAAAACAAATTGAGTCATCTTCAATGGTAAAACTTAATGAAGAAAACACTGCCAAGTTACATAAATTAATTGATGATGCATTAAACAAGAAAGCCGAACCACAACATGTTGATTTCTTAGTCGAAAGTGATATTTTAAACAGACTTAAACCGAAGATGAGAGAAGCAGCACAAAAAATTAGAAGAGCTATTCTTGATGGTAGAACAATTTTACTCAGACATCATAATGATGCAGATGGTATATGTTCTGGTGTTGCAATGGAAAAAGCTATTATTCCATTAATCGAAAAATTAAATCCAAGCAATGATGCTCAATATTACTATTTCAAAAGGTCTCCAAGTAAGGCTCCTTTCTATGAGCTTGAAGATGTAGTTAAAGATTTGTCCTTTGCATTGGAAGACCAAGAAAGACATGGTCAGAAATTGCCTTTAATTGTTCTTTTAGATAACGGATCAACAGAAGAGGATATTGTTGCATTGATGCAAGCTAAAATTTATGATATTGAAGTTGTTGTAATAGACCACCACTCTCCAGGTGAATTGCTCACTAAAGATGAAAGAGATGGTGAAATTTATGGAGCTACTGTTGCAGTTGATGAATATGTTGACTGTCATGTAAATCCATATCTAGTTGGTGGAGATTCACAATTAACTGCAGGTGCCCTTGCAACAGAAGTTGCACATTTAATTAATCCGAATGTAACTGAAACAATTAAACATTTACCTGCTATTGCAGCATTAGGAGATAAGGCAGAATGTGGTGAAGTTGTCCAGTACTTGGAACTTGCAAGTCAAAAAGGATTTGAAAAGGAACATTTGGCTAAAATCGCTGAATGTGTCGACTTTGAAGCATACTTCTTAAGATTCATGAACGGTAGAGGAATAATGGACACTATTTTGGCTGTTGACAATATTGATAAGCATGAAAAAATGATTAATGCATTGTATAAAGAATATCAAAAAAGAGTTGATACTCAACTTAAAGCAGCACTTCCAAATATCAAAAGAACCCAACTTGAAAATGGAATCTACTTTAACCTTATTGATGTTGAAAAATATGCACATAAATTTACATTCCCTGCTCCAGGTAAAACATGTGGTTTTGTCCATGATAGTGTAAAACAGGAGTTAGGTGAAGACAAACCTATTGTGACTTTAGGCCACGGTCCTGATTTCGGAGTATTCAGAGCTACTGATGCAGTCAACGAACAGTATGGTTTCAATGTAAATGAAATTGTATCCAAAATGATAGAGTTAGTGCCTCAAGCAGGTATTGATGGTGGAGGTCACGAATGCGCTGGATCCATCAAATACATTGAAGGATTAGGCGAAGAAGTATTATCTAAAGTAGTTAAGGAAATTCAATCATTGTCTAAAAACTAA